One Thomasclavelia spiroformis DSM 1552 DNA window includes the following coding sequences:
- a CDS encoding sensor histidine kinase: MSLKEYLKDNLRYFVLWLLMLGIIDFFLIMFKITSSLIWIITIVILSSMIIIYGYDYYRKSVFYQDFINKLNKLDKKCLITELIKKPNFLDGKILYDSLYEIDKSMYEEIEQYLQNINDFKEYIELWVHEVKLPIASSKLMIYNHETDKRKLQEQINRIENYVEQVLYYIRLENSEHDYLLKKCNLGKIIHKVIKRNQDSLLFHKISIEIKNINEIVISDSKWLEFIINQIISNSIKYRSKKDCKILFNVINDNNTIALEIIDNGIGIDKKEQKYVFNKSFTGQNGRLVSSSTGMGLYITKSLCDKLGHKIKLESTLHKYTKVSIYFNDDQYYNVVR; the protein is encoded by the coding sequence ATGAGTTTGAAAGAATATTTAAAAGATAATTTACGTTATTTTGTATTATGGTTATTGATGTTAGGAATAATAGATTTCTTTTTAATCATGTTTAAAATAACAAGTAGTTTAATTTGGATAATTACAATCGTAATTTTATCATCAATGATAATAATTTATGGTTATGATTACTATCGTAAAAGTGTTTTTTATCAAGATTTTATTAATAAACTAAACAAACTTGATAAAAAATGTTTAATTACCGAGTTAATAAAAAAACCTAATTTTTTAGATGGAAAAATATTATATGATTCATTGTATGAAATTGATAAATCAATGTATGAAGAAATTGAACAATATCTTCAAAATATCAATGATTTTAAAGAATATATAGAGTTATGGGTACATGAAGTTAAATTACCTATTGCTAGCAGTAAATTAATGATTTACAATCATGAAACCGATAAAAGAAAACTTCAAGAACAAATTAATCGAATCGAAAATTATGTTGAACAAGTATTATATTATATTCGTTTAGAAAACAGTGAGCATGATTATTTACTTAAAAAGTGTAATTTGGGAAAAATCATTCATAAAGTAATTAAACGTAATCAAGATAGTTTATTATTTCATAAAATAAGCATTGAAATAAAGAATATTAATGAAATTGTTATAAGTGATAGTAAGTGGTTAGAATTCATTATTAACCAAATTATTAGTAATAGTATAAAGTATCGAAGTAAAAAAGATTGTAAAATATTATTTAATGTAATAAATGATAATAATACTATTGCCTTGGAAATAATTGATAATGGAATTGGTATAGATAAAAAAGAACAAAAATATGTATTTAATAAATCATTTACTGGTCAAAATGGTCGTTTAGTATCCAGCTCTACAGGAATGGGATTATATATTACAAAATCGCTTTGTGATAAATTGGGACATAAAATTAAACTAGAATCAACACTTCATAAGTATACTAAAGTATCCATCTATTTTAATGATGACCAATATTACAATGTTGTAAGATAA
- a CDS encoding ABC transporter ATP-binding protein, which translates to MKNILLIENITKYYGNKTNITKALNNISLKIERGEFVAIMGASGSGKTTLLNVISTIDKVTAGHIYIDGKDITKLKGSILNKFRREKLGFIFQDFNLLDTLTGYENIALALQILKTNVKDFDSKINKIAEELDIKDILTKYPCEMSGGQKQRIASARAIVTNPKLILADEPTGALDSKSSKMLLEGLKRLNNNYNSTILMVTHDAFSASYASRVIFIKDGKLFNEFERGNSSRKEFFEKIIDVVSILGGDISDVI; encoded by the coding sequence ATGAAAAATATTTTATTAATAGAAAACATTACTAAATATTATGGAAATAAAACAAATATTACCAAGGCATTAAATAATATTTCTCTAAAAATTGAGCGTGGTGAATTTGTTGCAATCATGGGAGCAAGTGGTTCTGGAAAAACTACTTTACTTAATGTTATTTCAACAATTGATAAAGTAACTGCAGGTCATATTTATATTGATGGTAAAGATATTACAAAATTAAAAGGAAGTATTTTAAATAAATTTAGAAGAGAAAAATTAGGATTTATTTTCCAGGATTTTAATTTATTAGATACTTTAACAGGATATGAAAATATTGCATTAGCTTTACAAATATTAAAAACAAATGTCAAAGATTTTGATAGTAAAATAAATAAAATAGCTGAAGAATTAGATATTAAAGATATTTTAACTAAATACCCTTGTGAAATGTCTGGAGGTCAAAAACAACGAATTGCTAGTGCTCGAGCGATAGTTACAAATCCTAAACTAATATTAGCCGATGAACCGACTGGAGCATTAGATTCTAAAAGTTCTAAAATGTTATTAGAAGGATTAAAAAGGTTAAATAATAACTATAATTCAACGATTTTAATGGTTACTCATGATGCTTTTAGTGCTAGTTATGCTTCTAGAGTTATTTTTATTAAAGATGGTAAATTATTTAATGAATTTGAACGAGGAAATAGTAGTAGAAAAGAATTTTTTGAAAAAATTATTGATGTTGTCTCAATTTTAGGAGGCGATATAAGTGATGTTATTTAA
- a CDS encoding FtsX-like permease family protein, which produces MLFKLSLKNVKKSFSNYTIYFFTLILGISIFYIFNALETQTIMLSLSKSLHEIISMMNNIIVGLSIFVAIILGFLIIYANQFLIKRRKKEFALYMILGMSKKQISKILLGETITIGFISLMIGLIMGIGLSQVMSIIVANLFEANMNEYVFIFSKSACIKTIIYFGIMYISVILLNTFKINKCKLIDLLYADKKASKQK; this is translated from the coding sequence ATGTTATTTAAATTATCATTAAAAAATGTAAAAAAAAGCTTTAGTAACTATACAATATATTTTTTTACATTAATTCTAGGAATTTCTATTTTTTATATTTTTAATGCTTTAGAAACTCAAACAATAATGTTATCACTTAGTAAATCATTACATGAAATTATTAGTATGATGAATAACATAATTGTAGGTTTAAGTATTTTTGTTGCAATCATTTTAGGATTTTTAATTATTTATGCAAATCAGTTTTTAATTAAAAGACGTAAAAAAGAGTTTGCATTATATATGATATTAGGAATGTCAAAAAAACAAATATCAAAAATATTATTAGGTGAAACAATTACGATTGGATTTATATCACTCATGATTGGATTAATTATGGGGATTGGTTTATCACAAGTTATGTCAATCATTGTTGCAAATTTATTTGAAGCTAATATGAATGAGTATGTTTTTATTTTTTCTAAGAGTGCTTGTATTAAAACAATTATTTATTTTGGAATTATGTATATTTCAGTAATATTATTAAATACATTTAAAATAAATAAATGTAAGTTAATAGATTTGTTGTATGCAGATAAAAAAGCGTCAAAACAAAAATAA